The sequence TAAATTTGCCATCTCTAGCTCTTCTAGAATCAGCTACAACAATTCTGTAAAATGGATTCTTCTTAGATCCCATTCTCTTTAAACGAATTTTTACCACAATCTCACCTCCTTAAAATTATATATTAAATGGAAAATTGAATTTTCCTTTTCTCTTCATAGACTTTTCCATGCTGCCAAAGCGCTTCATCATCTTCTTAGTATCTTCGAATTGCTTCAATAGCTTGTTGACATCATTTGTTGTCGTTCCACTGCCTTGTGCAATCCTTTTCTTTCTTGAAGCGTTGATAATGTTTGGAGTAACTCTCTCTTTCATTGTCATACTTCTGATGATGGCTTCAACTCTGCCTATATCTTTATCACTTATGTTAATGCCCTTTAAGGCTTTTGAATTCATTCCTGGTATCATTTGTAATAAGTTTTCAATTGGTCCTAAGTTTCTCATTTGAGCTATCTGATCTAAGAAGTCATCAAGTGTAAATGTTTCTTCTCTTAATTTCTTCTCAAGCTCCATTGCCTTCTTTTGGTCGATATTGCTTTGTGCTTTCTCTATAAGAGTAAGTACGTCACCCATACCAAGTATCTTAGAGACTAATCTGTCTGGATGAAACTCTTCAAGGTCATCCATCTTTTCGCCCATACCAACGTATTTGATAGGTTTATCAGTTACGGCTCTGATTGAAAGTGCCGCACCGCCTCTTGCATCACCATCTAACTTTGTTAGTATAACACCTGTTATACCAAGTGCATCATCGAATGATTTTGCTACATTTACCGCATCTTGACCTGTCATTGAGTCAAGTACAAGAAGTATCTCTGATGGATCTAAGTTTTCTTTCAAACCTTTTAGCTCATCCATAAGCACTTCGTCTATGTGTAAACGGCCCGCAGTATCTATGATGACTACGTCATTACCATTCTTCTTTGCGTGCTCTAAAGCGCTCTTTGCTATATCAAGCGGCTTTATCTTATCACCCATGGTAAATACTGGAACGTCAACTGACTTTCCTACTACTTCTAGCTGCTTTATAGCTGCTGGTCTGTAGACGTCGCAGGCAACTAGTAGTGGTCTTCTGCCTTTCTTTCTAAGGTTTATTGCAAGTTTACCAGTTGTTGTTGTCTTACCTGCACCTTGAAGACCGCACATCAAGATTATGCTTGGATTCTTGCTTAGCGTAAGTCCTTCTTTAGTCTTACCCATAAGATTAATTAATTCTTCATTAACTATCTTAATAACTTGTTGACCAGGAGTTAAGCTCTCCATAACCTCAGAACCGATGGCTCTTGCTTTTAAATTATCTATAAATTTTTTAACTACCTTATAATTAACATCGGCTTCTAGAAGTGCTAGCTTTACTTCTCTAAGTGCAGCATCGACATCTTTCTCACTAAGCCTTCCCTTGCCTCTTAGGCTGTCTAATGTTTTTTGTAGTTTTTCTGATAAGCTCTCGAATATCATTCTTGCTCCTTTTACATCTCGTTTATAATCTCTTTAGCTTCTTTAATTCTTCCTTTAATTTCATTTATATCGTCAATTTCGATTAGACCTTGAAATATAATTTCTAATTTCTCTTTGTCTTCTTTCTTCTTGTCAAACTTTTCTATAAGCTTAAGTGCTGCCTCGAAAGACTTTAATTTGTCTATAGCTCTTTTAATGTTAAGGCTCACTGCTTGTCTTGATATAGAAATTAGCTCAGCTATCTCTGTTAATGAATAATCTTCATTGTAGTAGTAGTCAATCGACTTGTACTCGCTCTCTGTTAAGAGGCTTCCGTAGAAGTCTAAGAGCCTTCCGATATATATATAATCATCTAATACTTTCATTTTATCATCCAATCATTATGTAGAACACGCATCATACTTAGTGTTCTCTCACAAAAAACTGTCAAGCTATTTGCTTGACAGTTAATATAATACTATATAGATTGACGTTTGTCAATACCTTTTTATCATTTTCTTTGCTTTTTTTAAAATAATGCTTCTACGAAGTCATCGACATTAAAGGCTTGAAGGTCTTCTATCTTTTCACCGACACCTATAATCTTAACAGGTAGATGTAGTTCGCTCTCAAGTGCAATGATAACACCACCCTTTGCAGTGCCATCAAGTTTAGTAACGCATACACCTGTTATGTCGCTTGTCTCTTTAAATGCCTTTGCTTGTATGATGGCGTTTTGTCCAGTTGTCGCATCAAGTACTAATAAATTTTCTTTAACAGCATTAGGGAACTCTCTATCTATAACTCTCTTAATCTTGTTAAGCTCGTTCATTAGGTTTTGCTTGTTGTGAAGTCTGCCTGCTGTGTCGCAGATAAGTATGTCAGTCTTCCTTGCCTTAGCCGCCATGATGGCATCAAAAATAACACTTGCTGGGTCTGCTGACTCTTCATGAGCAATGATGTCAACGTTGGCTCTGTTTGCCCACTCTTTAAGCTGTTCGATGGCAGCGGCTCTAAAGGTATCTGCTGCAGCAATCAAAACACTCTTACCTTCTTCTCTAAATTGGTAGCTAAGCTTGCCTATGGTAGTTGTCTTACCAACACCATTGACACCAACAACTAAAAGTATGGCTGGAGATGGTTCAAGTTTTAAATCTCTTGATGAAACGTTGTCATTCATGATTTTCTTTATTTCATCCTTAAGTATAGGGAAGGCATCTTTTCTATCTAAGATATTTTCTCTGACAATTCTTTCTTTTAGATTGTCAATGATGTTCATAACAGTTTCTACTCCGATGTCGGATGTTACTAAAACCTCTTCAAGTTCATCATAGAAGTCATCATTGATGTCTGTGCCTTTAAAGACAGTTTGAAGTTTGTAATTTAAGTTTTGTCTCGTCTTCTCAAGATCAGAGAACATCCTCTTAAAGAAAGATGATTTTTCCTCTTTGACCTCTGGCTTTTCTTCTACTTGTGCTTCTCCGCTTGACTCAATATCTTGCTTTTCCTCAGTCTCTTCGACTGCCTGTTCTTCTCTAGTCTCATCTTTAACTATATCAATCTTTTCTTCTTTAATTTCAATTACTTCTTCATCTTTATTTTCTTTTAAACCAATTAAACATATTTCACCTCTTAAGTTAATTTCATCGAAAGTATAGAGCTTATGCCCTTTTCTTTCATAGTAATGCCATATATAGCGTCCGATATCTCCATAGTTACCTTTCTATGTGTGATAAGGATAAATTGTGTTTCCTCTTTTATTCTATCAAGGTAGGCAGTATACTTACTGATGTTTGCATCGTCAAGTGCAGCGTCTATCTCATCAAGTATACAGAATGGCGATGGCTTAGATTTTAAAACTGCGAACAATAATGCTATAGCTGTTAAAGTCTTCTCACCACCAGATAAAAGACTTAAGGACTGCATGCTCTTTCCTGGTGGACGCGCTTCTATCTCAATACCTGAGTTAAGTATATCATTTTCATCACTAATATAAATCTTAGCTTCTCCGCCGCCAAATAGGTTTTGGAATATTTCAGAGAAGTAGCCTTGTATGATATTGAAGTTGTCCTTAAACTTTATCTTGATAGTCTCATCGATATCGTCAATTATATTTAATAGGTCCTCTTTTGACTCTTGCATATCATCAAACTGCTTTCTTAAGAACTCAAGTCTTGTTAATGTATCTTCATACTCTTTGATTGAAGATAGAGAGACTTCGCCAAGTACATCTATCTTCTCTTGTAGCTCTCTTAGATCCTTAGTGCTTGCTTTAACAAGGCTTTCCTTGTCTATGGTCTCAATGTTAATAAAGTAGTCATTTGATAACTTTTCTTTGATGTTATCCTTCATTACTTCGTTACGAGCAAGTAAGACCTCATTTTTATTTATCTCGTCTTTTATAGATATAATATTTTCTTGACAAGCTTTTATTTCATTTTGAAGTTCAAATATCTTTGATAAAACTTTTCTTTTCATCTGTTTTTCATTTATCTTGTCAATGTATACTTGTTCAAGTTCTTCGTTCTTCTTTAAGAAATCCATTATGCTAGTGTTTTCACTTTCAAGCGCTTCTTTGTTTTGACTAAGCTCTTTGAAGTCACTAGCAAGCGCTGCCTTTATATCTTGTGACTTAGCTATATATTCTTCTGAAAGAGCAATATCTTCAACTGTTCTTTCTAGCTTTGCTTCTAAGGTAGACTTTTCAACACTTATTTGAAGAAGCTTTTCATTACGTCTATCCTTTTCTTCCTCAAAGCCTTTGATAAGTTCTTTTTCTAATTCTATCTTCTTCTCGTGCTCAGCTTTTTTCTCCTTAAGAGCTTCTAAATCCTTATTAGCTTGAACGATTTTCTCATCAAATGCATTCAATGAAACCTTGATATCCTCTAGTTCTTTCTTTGCTTGACTGATATCTCTTTGTGCAAAATTGATATTGATCTCTAATGAATTTATTTCTTTCTTATGCATATCAATCTTTTCATTGATACTTAATATCTCTTCATTGCTTATCGTAAATAGACTTTTCATTCTTAATCTCTTCTTCTTTTTTAATCACTGAAGTCTTTACTTCATCTAAAGCGGCTTTCTTATCATTGATCTCTTCCATAAGCTTACTTAACATATGTTTACGCGAAATAAATGATGACTTAACTTGACTACCACCCACTATAGAACCAGATGGATTTATGATTTGTCCATCCAAACTTACATATCTATATTGCTTATAAGTCTTCGATATTCTGAGTGCTGCATCAAAAGTCTTTGTAACGACCGTTCTTTGAAGCAGACTCTTAAATAAATTCTCATACTTCTTATCAAAGGTAATTAGTTCACTCGCAAAGTCTATAGCATCTTTATCATTGATGCCAAAGTTTTCACTCGCATAGCTTTTATATCTGTTAAGTGGATAGAAAGTTGCTCTACCATAGTTATTCTTCTTCAAAAAGTCGATGTATTCTTTAGCATCGTCATCTTTATCTATGACTATAGCTTGTAAGTTTGATTGAAGTGCTGACTCTATAGCAAGCGAATACTTTTCTTCGCAGTTAAATATATCAACTAATAAACTTGAGTCAGACTTGAAGAAGTTTTTCTTTGCAGCCTTAGAAATCTCTCTAACACTTCTGTAATAACCATCTAGGTTCTCTTCTAGGTTCTTATGCATCTCATAACTCTTTTGCAATACTTTAAGGTCATTTTCCAAAGCAAAGTATGAGTCTTTAGACCTAGTTAAGTCATCTGATCTTGAAGCGATATCGTTCTTTGCTTTTTCATACAATTTGTCCTTCTCTACAAAAGAATTGTTTAAGTCATCCAAGCCTTCACTAGCTTTCTTAAACTCATCATTTTGCTTCTTTAAGTCATTTTCCTTTTCTAGAATTTTCTTCTCAAGTTCTTTAGCTTTTTCCCTCTCTGTAGTCTTATTGCTCTCATAATTTGCAATTCCTAACTTAGTAGCCTCTAGCTCTCTATCAAGTTCAAGCCCCTTGTTCATAGCTTCATCATAACTTGTCTTATCATAGGATGCTTTTTCGCTCTTAAGCGCTTCTAAGTCTTTCGCTATATTTAAAAGATTCTCTTCGCTAGATTTTTTAACTTGCGATAAAGTTTTTATCTTCTCTTCTGATTCTAATAATTTATTGGCGTGTTCTTTCTCTTTTAGTTTATTGTCAAGTATCTTGTCTTCGATAGAGTTTAACTTTTCTTTATTGATCTCAAGCTTTTGTCTATTGATATCAAATTCTCTAAGGTCTTTATTTCTTTGCTCTTTAATCTCATCAATAAGCGCTTCGTACCTCTTAAGCTCACTTTGTAATGGCGCAGAGCTCTCTTCAACCTCTTTATTTTTAATCTCGCTTAGCTTTAATTCATCAACTAGTCTGTCTTTGTCGGCAGTAAATTTAAGTAGGTTCTTCTCAATCTTTTCATAAGCACTGTATGAAATAGATACATCTACCTTTTTGTACTCTTCCATAAGGCCCTTAAACTCTCTAGCCTTTTCAGATTCACTCTTCAGTCTTGCTTCATTTTGCTCTATCTCATAAAGTATGTCTTTTATTCTTAATAGATTTGCCTCAGTCTTATCAAGTTTTCTTAATGACTCTTCCTTTTTGTATCTATACTTACTAACACCAGATGCCTCTTCAAATATGGCTCTTCTGTCTTCCGGTTTATTAGATAGTATCTCATCAATCCTACCTTGACCAATGATGGAGTAGCCGTCCTTACCAACACCTGTATCTAGGAAAAGTTCTCTAACGTCCTTCATCCTAGCTTTTTTGTTATTAATCAAAAATTCGCTCTCACCTGAGCGGTACATACGTCTTGTTACCTCTACCTCTTGGTACTCAACAGGTAGAGAATTATCATCATTTGAAAATATTATGCTTACTTGAGCGTAGCCAAGTGCTTTTTTCTCTTCAGTCCCTTGGAAGATAACGTCACTTGACTTGTTTGCTCTAAGTGATTTATTGCTTTGCTCTCCTAGAACCCATCTAACAGCATCAGATATGTTGCTCTTGCCGCTACCATTAGGTCCAACAACAGTTGTAACTCCAGGGGTAAAGACTATTTCAGTTTTATTTGCAAAGGATTTAAAACCCTTCAATATTAATTTATTTAAACGCAAAATACTTGCCCTTTTTCGTATTTATTCTTTTATAAGATCCTTAAATGAGTAACTTTGCGGGCTTCCATCGTAAAACATTAGCCTATCGTCCTCATCAAAGATCCCTTTATCTCGTAATTTATTTTATATTTATTTATATTTTCTTTCTATTCGTTTTATTCGAGCCGCTTAAGAAGGAAGCTACTTTTTAGAAGAAATTATTGTGAAATCATTAGTAATTTTATTTATTTCAATAAATTCTTCTATGATGTCAAGGTAGATAGCCTCATAAGTTAATGAGCGTATCGCTGGGTGAAATGGCCCTGCAACTACGTCCTTACCTAGCTGTATGTTATCAGTCGTTTGCAGACCTATCCTGATTATCTCAATGTTCTTTGCTTCAAATATAGTGACAATTCTTTTAAGTGTATGAACCGCCTCATCTACATCTAATGATGTATACGAACCATCTTCAAGTCTGTCAAGTAGTTCAGTATCTTTAATGACAAGTGTCGGATATATCCTAACAAAATCAGGCTCCAGAGCTGCTATCGCTTCAGCTGTAGCAATATCCATCTCTTCTGTAGACTTATATAGGCCCGCCATCATTTGAAGGCCAAGGGTAAATCCTTTGTCCTTAATAATTTTAGCGCTGCGAATGGTGTCAGCCGCCTTATGACCTCTCTTTAGTGCATCTAAAACCTCATCATTCATTGACTGTGCACCAAGTTCGATGGTTTTCACTCTATACTTTTCAAGCTCGTCAAGAATTTCTTCATTTATAGCGTCCGGCCTTGTCGATATCCTAATGCTATCTATGAGGCCTTTATCGATGTATGTATTCGCAAGCTTTAAGTAGCTAAGCATAAGTGGGTAATCAAGTGCAGTAAAGCTACCTCCATAAAAAGCAAGCTCTATATCCTGCTTTCCTTCATATAGCGCCAAATACTTTTCTATATCATTTTTTATATTTTCTTCTTTTTGCGCATCGTAGTCCTTAGCGATCTTCTTTTGATTGCAGAAGATGCAATCATTTGGGCAGCCTAGATGCGGTATAAAAATTGGTATTATATAGTTTTTTTTCATTTTATCAATTTCATCTCAAGTGCAAGCTCTTTGGATGCCATTTGCTGAGCGGTCTTTTTATTCTTAGCTCTAGCAATGGCTCTATACCCATCAAGCTCTACAGCGTACTCAAAAATCTTATCATTGTCCGGACCATATTCTTTTAATAAAGTATATACTAAGTCTAAACCATGTTTTTGTGCATATTCAATCAAGATATTCTTATAATTCCTAAAATCATTATTCGCATCCAAAACCATGTGTGCATTCTTTAAATATTTATCTAAAATAAATTTTTCAGCTTCATCAATGCCTGAATCTAAGTAAATAGCTGCTATTAGTGCTTCTAAGTGATCAGCAAGTATAGACGTTTTATCAATATTGAACCTCAAATTTGCCTCCATATAAATGTAGTCTTCTAAGTGAAGCTCTTTAGCAACAATATTTTGGTATGAAGCCTTAGCAAACATAGCTATAAGCTTAGATAAAGTACCTTCATCCTTATTAATATACTTAGCAAATAAATATTTTGCCAAGACATAAGATAATACTTTGTCACCTAAAAACTCTAGGCTCTGTGCGTTGTATGGCGCAGTTAAGGTCTTAGCTTCCTGTGAACTCTTGTGAACTAAACTTGTGTATAGTAAATTTTCGTCATTAAAATTATATCCGATAATCGCCTGCAAGCTTTTGAGCTTTTCGCGAGCATCGGATATATCATAAATCTTCATTATTTTAACGCTTCTTTAGCTAGTGCTATTGCTTCTCCAACTGTTTTAACGCTTGTAACTCTATCATCATCCAAGCTTACATTTAATTCATCTTCTAGATTCATAATTAGTTCAACTATGGCGATAGAGTCTGCCTTTAAATCTTCCTTAAAAGTAGTTTCGTCCTTTAAATCTTTAACATCTACCTTAAATTGTTTAGCAATTATCTCTTTAATTTTTCTTCCAAGATAGTCCCTCCTAGTTTTCTTTTAAATAATCTATAACTTTAGAATTAACAAGGTCAACAGTGTTTCTTATAGCTAAATAAAATGCCTTTTCGTCACTGTTGCCGTGCGCCTTAACTATAGCTTTGTTCACTCCTAATACTGGTGATCCGCCATACTTAGTAAGTCCCATAAGAGACATTAAGTCTTTCATAAATGACATCTTCATCTCATCAGACGAGAAATATTTTTTATCTTGCATAATAAAATTCTTAACATTGCCTACAAAGACTTTACTCATACCTTCAAGTTCTTTTAAGATTACGTTGCCAACAAAGCCATCTTGAACAATGATGTCCGCTTCAGTTGTAAGTATCTCATTCGCTTCGATGTTGCCAATGAAATTAAGCTCAGAGTTTTTAAGAATCTCATGAGCCTTCTTAGTAAGCTCGTTACCCTTCTTAGCTTCAGCTCCGTTAGATACTAAAGCAACCTTTGGATTTTCGATGCCAAGAAGCTTTTCAACGTACTTTGAGCCAAGTTTTGCAAACTCATAAATAAATTCTGGTTCGCAGTCAACATTTGCACCTGAGTCCAAAAGTAGTGTTGGTCCCTTTAGTCCTGGTAAGAATGTTGGTATGCTAGCTCTTTTGAAGCCATCTATCCTCTTAACTATAAGCATAGCTGCTGCTAAAAGCGCACCAGTTGATCCAGATGATATAAAGGCATCTGCATCATCATGCTCTACTAAGTACTTTGACGCTAGGACTATGGATGCTTTATCCTTCTTTCTTATTGATAAAGCGGCTTCGTCTTCATTTGTTATTACATCTTCAGTTTGAACTATCTCATAATTTTTTGCGTCAGAACCAAGAGCCTCTTCAATCTCTTTCCTGTCGCCAAATAAAATAAATTCTAAAGAGCTATCTTCAGCCTTTGCCTTTTGTACGGCCTTTAACATTGCGACAGGTGCGTTGTCGCCACCTTGTGTATCAATTAATAATTTCATACGTGCCTCCAATCTAAATCACTAAATATTATACATTATTTTGTCTATTAAATCAAGTTTTTATATTATCGCTAATGCACATAGAAAATTAGATATTAATAATAATTGTCTTTGCCGCTTCTAGTAGGATTTTTATTTCTTGATCTGTTAGTTCTTCTACATTTTCTATAAGTCTTTCTAAGATTGCTCCTCTTGTTATTAGCCTATGAGTTCTTTCTTTTCTTCTTTTTCTATGTCTTGTTTTAACATCTTCTTTTCTTGATTTTTAGTTGCCTTAGTCTTTCTTCTGTATCATCAATTTTGTCTCTTATTATTTCTTTTGACTCTTGTCTTATTTGTTCTAATTTATTCATATAACTCCTTTCTTGTAATAAAAAGAGTTAACATTTATGCTATCTCTTTAAAAGTTTCATTATTAAATTTCTTGTCATCTAACAACGCATTAAAATAAATCTTCCAACCTTTTCCAATTTTCATTATTCATTTCTTTTGTGTAGTTTGTATTGTTAATATAAAGTCTTGTATCTTTATCTCTAACAAACCCCAATTTATTTTACGCCTTTATGCGTAATCCTTAAAAGCATTGAATTTATTTTCGATTTGCTTATCAATATTTTCCAGATGACCTTTCTTTACCATATCCTTAAGTTTCCTTGAATTGGTTTTTCTTTTTCACTAATATAATCTGCAAGTTGTTGACTTTTTCATTGGCATCTTCTATAATCTTTTCATAGCTTTTAAAATAGCCTTTGCTGAATACTGAGCCACTTTTATCTCAATATTTATAGCCTTATTATTAACTTCATCATTTACCATATAGGCAACCTCCTTTCCGGGGAAAATAAAAAGCGGCCCAGACTTTTACATCTGAACCTCTAAAATTTTAATTTATAGTTTTTATTATTTTAATTTTATTACTGTTGTGACGTACTATATAAATTATTTGTCGCAAACTATTTTTGCTATTTAATGCTTTATTGATGGTTTCTTGAATAAGAGGACTACAGCATTTACCCAAAGGATTGTTAATTTCGCACTTTGCATTTTCATTGCCCTGTAAGTCTAATAATATCTTTAATATTCTTTGCACCATCATCTA comes from Fenollaria sporofastidiosus and encodes:
- the ffh gene encoding signal recognition particle protein: MIFESLSEKLQKTLDSLRGKGRLSEKDVDAALREVKLALLEADVNYKVVKKFIDNLKARAIGSEVMESLTPGQQVIKIVNEELINLMGKTKEGLTLSKNPSIILMCGLQGAGKTTTTGKLAINLRKKGRRPLLVACDVYRPAAIKQLEVVGKSVDVPVFTMGDKIKPLDIAKSALEHAKKNGNDVVIIDTAGRLHIDEVLMDELKGLKENLDPSEILLVLDSMTGQDAVNVAKSFDDALGITGVILTKLDGDARGGAALSIRAVTDKPIKYVGMGEKMDDLEEFHPDRLVSKILGMGDVLTLIEKAQSNIDQKKAMELEKKLREETFTLDDFLDQIAQMRNLGPIENLLQMIPGMNSKALKGINISDKDIGRVEAIIRSMTMKERVTPNIINASRKKRIAQGSGTTTNDVNKLLKQFEDTKKMMKRFGSMEKSMKRKGKFNFPFNI
- a CDS encoding sigma factor-like helix-turn-helix DNA-binding protein, which translates into the protein MKVLDDYIYIGRLLDFYGSLLTESEYKSIDYYYNEDYSLTEIAELISISRQAVSLNIKRAIDKLKSFEAALKLIEKFDKKKEDKEKLEIIFQGLIEIDDINEIKGRIKEAKEIINEM
- the ftsY gene encoding signal recognition particle-docking protein FtsY, with product MFSDLEKTRQNLNYKLQTVFKGTDINDDFYDELEEVLVTSDIGVETVMNIIDNLKERIVRENILDRKDAFPILKDEIKKIMNDNVSSRDLKLEPSPAILLVVGVNGVGKTTTIGKLSYQFREEGKSVLIAAADTFRAAAIEQLKEWANRANVDIIAHEESADPASVIFDAIMAAKARKTDILICDTAGRLHNKQNLMNELNKIKRVIDREFPNAVKENLLVLDATTGQNAIIQAKAFKETSDITGVCVTKLDGTAKGGVIIALESELHLPVKIIGVGEKIEDLQAFNVDDFVEALF
- a CDS encoding chromosome segregation SMC family protein, encoding MRLNKLILKGFKSFANKTEIVFTPGVTTVVGPNGSGKSNISDAVRWVLGEQSNKSLRANKSSDVIFQGTEEKKALGYAQVSIIFSNDDNSLPVEYQEVEVTRRMYRSGESEFLINNKKARMKDVRELFLDTGVGKDGYSIIGQGRIDEILSNKPEDRRAIFEEASGVSKYRYKKEESLRKLDKTEANLLRIKDILYEIEQNEARLKSESEKAREFKGLMEEYKKVDVSISYSAYEKIEKNLLKFTADKDRLVDELKLSEIKNKEVEESSAPLQSELKRYEALIDEIKEQRNKDLREFDINRQKLEINKEKLNSIEDKILDNKLKEKEHANKLLESEEKIKTLSQVKKSSEENLLNIAKDLEALKSEKASYDKTSYDEAMNKGLELDRELEATKLGIANYESNKTTEREKAKELEKKILEKENDLKKQNDEFKKASEGLDDLNNSFVEKDKLYEKAKNDIASRSDDLTRSKDSYFALENDLKVLQKSYEMHKNLEENLDGYYRSVREISKAAKKNFFKSDSSLLVDIFNCEEKYSLAIESALQSNLQAIVIDKDDDAKEYIDFLKKNNYGRATFYPLNRYKSYASENFGINDKDAIDFASELITFDKKYENLFKSLLQRTVVTKTFDAALRISKTYKQYRYVSLDGQIINPSGSIVGGSQVKSSFISRKHMLSKLMEEINDKKAALDEVKTSVIKKEEEIKNEKSIYDKQ
- a CDS encoding elongator complex protein 3 — protein: MKKNYIIPIFIPHLGCPNDCIFCNQKKIAKDYDAQKEENIKNDIEKYLALYEGKQDIELAFYGGSFTALDYPLMLSYLKLANTYIDKGLIDSIRISTRPDAINEEILDELEKYRVKTIELGAQSMNDEVLDALKRGHKAADTIRSAKIIKDKGFTLGLQMMAGLYKSTEEMDIATAEAIAALEPDFVRIYPTLVIKDTELLDRLEDGSYTSLDVDEAVHTLKRIVTIFEAKNIEIIRIGLQTTDNIQLGKDVVAGPFHPAIRSLTYEAIYLDIIEEFIEINKITNDFTIISSKK
- a CDS encoding ribonuclease III family protein, with amino-acid sequence MKIYDISDAREKLKSLQAIIGYNFNDENLLYTSLVHKSSQEAKTLTAPYNAQSLEFLGDKVLSYVLAKYLFAKYINKDEGTLSKLIAMFAKASYQNIVAKELHLEDYIYMEANLRFNIDKTSILADHLEALIAAIYLDSGIDEAEKFILDKYLKNAHMVLDANNDFRNYKNILIEYAQKHGLDLVYTLLKEYGPDNDKIFEYAVELDGYRAIARAKNKKTAQQMASKELALEMKLIK
- a CDS encoding acyl carrier protein; translation: MKEIIAKQFKVDVKDLKDETTFKEDLKADSIAIVELIMNLEDELNVSLDDDRVTSVKTVGEAIALAKEALK
- the plsX gene encoding phosphate acyltransferase PlsX, with protein sequence MKLLIDTQGGDNAPVAMLKAVQKAKAEDSSLEFILFGDRKEIEEALGSDAKNYEIVQTEDVITNEDEAALSIRKKDKASIVLASKYLVEHDDADAFISSGSTGALLAAAMLIVKRIDGFKRASIPTFLPGLKGPTLLLDSGANVDCEPEFIYEFAKLGSKYVEKLLGIENPKVALVSNGAEAKKGNELTKKAHEILKNSELNFIGNIEANEILTTEADIIVQDGFVGNVILKELEGMSKVFVGNVKNFIMQDKKYFSSDEMKMSFMKDLMSLMGLTKYGGSPVLGVNKAIVKAHGNSDEKAFYLAIRNTVDLVNSKVIDYLKEN